From one Triticum urartu cultivar G1812 chromosome 3, Tu2.1, whole genome shotgun sequence genomic stretch:
- the LOC125544009 gene encoding peptide deformylase 1A, chloroplastic → MEALRPLSITAVAALLRAPPVRIPTFVGTGREVGGRRGKSVRAGAGGGGWLSGLLGRKGGGGAPTAMTLTPGTVKAGDPVLHEPAQEVSPRDVPSEKIQGVIDQMIAVMRKAPGVGLAAPQIGEPLKIIVLEDTQEYISYASKEDIDAQDRRSFDLLVVINPKLRKTSKRTARFYEGCLSVDGYRAVVERHLDVEVSGLDRNGHPMKVEASGWQARILQHECDHLEGTLYVDKMVPRTFRTVDNLNLPLATGCPPLGA, encoded by the exons ATGGAAGCACTCCGGCCGTTATCCATAACGGCCGTGGCGGCGCTTCTCCGCGCTCCCCCCGTGCGGATTCCTACCTTCGTTGGTACTGGTAGAGAAGTGGGCGGTAGGCGAGGGAAGAGTGTGAGAGCTGGCGCAGGCGGCGGGGGCTGGCTGTCGGGCCTGCTGGGCCggaagggcggcggcggtgcgccCACGGCGATGACTTTAACACCAGGGACCGTGAAGGCCGGCGATCCCGTGCTTCACGAGCCGGCACAGGAGGTGTCCCCCCGGGACGTGCCTTCCGAGAAGATCCAGGGCGTCATCGATCAGATGATCGCTGTCATGCGCAAAGCCCCTGGCGTTGGCCTCGCCGCCCCACAGATCGGGGAGCCCTTGAAG ATTATTGTTCTCGAGGACACCCAAGAATACATCAGCTATGCTTCCAAGGAGGACATCGATGCGCAGGATCGCCGTTCGTTTGATCTTCTT GTTGTTATCAATCCCAAGCTTAGGAAGACGAGTAAAAGAACTGCACGTTTCTATGAAGGATGTCTTAG TGTCGATGGATATAGAGCGGTTGTTGAGCGTCATTTGGATGTTGAGGTTTCGGGTTTGGACCGAAATGGACATCCCATGAAGGTGGAGGCATCAGGATGGCAGGCACGCATTCTGCAGCATGAGTGTGATCACCTCGAAGGCACATTATATGTTGACAAGATGGTTCCGAGGACATTCAGGACAGTTGATAACTTGAATCTGCCACTTGCCACTGGATGTCCTCCTCTAGGTGCATGA